Proteins found in one Venturia canescens isolate UGA chromosome 8, ASM1945775v1, whole genome shotgun sequence genomic segment:
- the milt gene encoding trafficking kinesin-binding protein milt isoform X1, with protein sequence MSSTNECGLDTRSENDRSVDETDRAPSSRNDREAKKSDNRDGKTIALGRSTFDSLALDVSYSPSVAISPEVGSSSSSRLSPSLTRKLSSIWRIPEFEENLADLSSSSRLDINAPKNRRRDDDYDEELWEDVGVVDYIERKLGCPDESTPEERENALREVLADTDIHEGDGDLSDFLFHVARTKHGKIYIRVIRTLLLNRVLCSNRVSQMTKTYNDIEAVTRLLEEKEKDLELTARIGKELLTHNQKLESNVNSLEAELKAANEKITQLSHELIKKTELIQILTNDVDESGSEAGTPTGLRALNLDMLQRRITSLEDENKQLRTEFTNLVHETDDCEEQEARLVKDIAAQLASANMEVDGIADELCRQKDENRLQHEQIVSLSAKLAETELRLAQLMTEHDEVGATLDITRENQNTLASELAEFKDRYAEVVNLLTETQEQLRKQRKRSMPTVRGGSFFPSLGAAPQPDSIASELESSLYSELSLDSGIVNDRIPTYKKVFETVRSASRTSYGGPDANQFPRIGSMTTSTLSSSSMGPRVSSIPQQRMHVPTGFPSLDSTGHSDSEGSLITDSEEYPGPQPTGVPGAPGAADLEAALRRLTPAEVIARRACLSTGTGYNFDYDGGVIHSPPNFLPFGCRTPDSIMSTGSSGNVSGFSGSNSWRLPEKLQIVKPMEGSQTLHHWSQLATPTLGGLLEERPGVKTRGGRGLEDLGLQTFTLADLEEDEEYANPGKLFQDTGSVYTFTNSTVMHPEDPTSVTESLIGSRVATAPNSAMNSGMNTPRTLSRRNSTSTFSTTLGLAKMLNERGIKAVTPSCVGTPSSERNFTPTATPYNSPDGSPPDSRSNSPGPYENSSLSFGLFSTGAELLKRTFSGEPSPPTPISSKTQRKKRSKPALSRSDKKALSTIRLVEKLERIGIDTIMATTASSSVSPLALQGGLYSRRSNDSPMQQLTFLKSSMSTEKLGGSSSLSSCSSNCGSSIAGSSSRGSSTSKSSRDRQAGPDNGPAGLSTRPNSAGLNSRLSQMSQSRQRRGGGGGGTTRPDLGQVKSANSNSTVPVSKESAAQSALGTISSLLFGRKGGLL encoded by the exons ATGAGCAGCACAAATGAGTGCGGGCTCGACACGCGCAGCGAGAATGACCGGTCGGTCGACGAGACCGACCGAGCGCCGTCGTCGAGGAACGATCGGGAGGCCAAAAAATCGGATAATCGGGATGGTAAAACGATCGCGCTCGGTCGTTCGACTTTCGACTCGCTCGCTCTCGACGTCTCTTACTCGCCGTCCGTCGCGATCTCCCCGGAAGTCGGTTCTTCCAGTTCCTCCCGCTTGAGTCCCTCGCTCACTCGGAAGCTCAGCAGCATTTGGCGGATTCCCGAGTTCGAAGAAAACTTGGCCGACCTCTCGTCGTCCTCGCGCCTCGACATCAACGCGCCCAAGAACCGCCGCCGGGACGACGATTACGACGAAGAGCTCTGGGAAGACGTCGGCGTCGTTGACTACATCGAGAGAAAACTCGGGTGTCCCGATGAAAGCACACCCGAAGAGAGGGAAAACGCACTTCGCGAAGTTCTCGCCGACACCGACATCCACGAAGGCGACGGCGATCTCTCCGATTTCTTGTTCCACGTCGCTCGCACGAAACACGGAAAAATTTACATCCGAGTCATCAGAACTCTCCTGCTCAATCGAG TTCTATGTAGCAACCGAGTGAGCCAAATGACCAAGACCTATAATGATATAGAGGCAGTGACAAGGCTTCTGGAGGag aaaGAGAAAGACTTGGAATTGACAGCGAGAATCGGTAAAGAGTTGCTGACGcacaatcagaaactcgagagcaacGTAAATTCGCTCGAGGCCGAATTGAAAGCagccaatgaaaaaataacacaGCTGAGTCATGAGTTAATAAAGAAGACCGAATTGATACAGATATTGACGAACGATGTCGACGAGTCAGGCTCGGAAGCCGGCACGCCGACCGGTCTACGAGCTCTCAATCTCGATATGCTGCAGCGGAGGATAACCTCTTTGGAAGATGAGAACAAACAGCTGAGGACCGAGTTTACGAATCTCGTGCATGAGACTGACGATTGCGAAGAGCAGGAGGCCCGATTGGTTAAGGATATTGCGGCACAATTAG CAAGCGCAAACATGGAAGTGGACGGTATAGCGGACGAGCTTTGTCGTCAAAAGGATGAGAATCGTTTGCAACACGAGCAAATAGTTAGTCTGAGCGCAAAGCTTGCCGAAACAGAGCTCAGACTCGCTCAACTGATGACGGAGCACGACGAGGTCGGGGCGACTCTCGATATAACGCGAGAAAATCAAAATACTCTTGCCAGTGAGCTTGCCGAATTTAAGGATCGCTATGCCGAGGTCGTCAATCTTCTTACCGAGACCCAGGAACAATTGAGAAAACAACGAAAACGCAGCATGCCGACCGTTAGGGGTGGATCGTTTTTCCCTTCTCTAGGAGCTGCTCCACAACCCGATTCAATCGCTTCGGAACTCGAATCCTCGCTCTATTCGGAACTGAGCTTGGACTCGGGAATAGTGAATGATAGAAT tcccacttacaaaaaagtattcgaGACCGTACGCAGCGCTTCTAGGACGTCTTACGGTGGCCCGGACGCGAATCAATTTCCCCGTATCGGCTCAATGACGACCTCGACACTGTCTAGCTCGTCGATGGGTCCTCGAGTCAGTTCCATTCCCCAACAACGAATGCACGTGCCAACTGGTTTTCCGAGTCTCGATTCGACCGGGCACAGCGACAGCGAGGGATCGCTCATCACTGATTCGGAAGAATATCC TGGTCCACAGCCAACGGGTGTTCCTGGGGCTCCGGGAGCCGCGGATCTCGAAGCGGCTCTTCGCCGTTTAACCCCCGCCGAGGTGATAGCTCGACGAGCCTGCCTGAGCACCGGAACAGGCTACAATTTCGATTACGACGGTGGTGTGATCCATTCACCACCGAATTTCTTGCCTTTCGGTTGTCGAACTCCTGACAGTATAATGTCGACGGGCAGCAGCGGGAACGTGAGTGGTTTCAGTGGGAGCAACAGCTGGAGATTGCCAGAAAAATTGCAGATCGTCAAACCGATGGAAGGTTCGCAAACGTTGCACCATTGGTCGCAGCTTGCGACGCCAACTTTGGGCGGTCTCTTGGAAGAGAGGCCCGGAGTGAAGACACGAGGTGGTCGGGGCCTCGAGGATCTGGGGCTTCAGACATTCACCCTCGCCGATCTCGAGGAAGACGAGGAGTACGCGAATCCAGGCAAATTGTTTCAGGACACGGGCTCCGTTTACACATTTACAAACAGCACGGTTATGCATCCGGAAGATCCTACGAGTGTGACGGAGAGTTTGATCGGTTCTCGAGTCGCAACTGCGCCGAACAGCGCCATGAATTCGGGAATGAACACACCGCGAACTCTCAGTCGCCGAAATTCAACTTCGACTTTCTCGACTACTCTGGGACTAGCCAAAATGTTGAACGAACGTGGTATCAAAGCGGTGACACCTTCGTGCGTCGGGACGCCCAGCAGCGAGAGAAATTTCACTCCGACCGCGACACCCTACAACAGTCCCGATGGCAGTCCACCGGATTCGAGATCAAACTCGCCAGGACCTTACGAGAACTCTTCGCTCTCGTTCGGGCTCTTCAGCACCGGGGCTGAACTCTTGAAACGTACATTTAGCGGCGAACCTTCACCTCCAACACCCATATCTTCCAAGACTCAAAGGAAAAAGAGATCCAAACCCGCTCTCTCGAGGTCCGATAAAAAAGCACTTTCGACTATTCGCTTGGTTGAGAAACTCGAGAGAATTGGCATCGACACCATCATGGCAACGACCGCGAGTTCCTCCGTCTCGCCGCTCGCTCTCCAAGGCGGCCTTTACTCAAGACGCTCCAACGACAGCCCCATGCAACAGTTGACTTTCCTCAAGAGCTCAATGTCCACAGAAAAACTCGGCGGTTCCTCGTCCCTGTCGTCTTGCTCTTCGAACTGCGGCAGCAGCATCGCCGGGAGCTCTTCTCGTGGCTCTTCCACCTCAAAATCGTCCCGAGATCGTCAAGCAGGCCCGGATAACGGCCCGGCCGGATTATCCACGCGTCCCAACTCCGCTGGTCTCAATTCGAGGCTTTCTCAAATGTCACAGTCGCGACAGAGACGAGGCGGCGGCGGAGGTGGCACGACCAGGCCCGATCTCGGGCAGGTTAAATCCGCCAACAGTAATTCAACGGTTCCCGTTTCTAAGGAATCGGCTGCTCAATCAGCGCTCGGTACAATTAGCTCACTTCTCTTCGGTCGAAAAGGCGGATTGCTTTAA
- the LOC122415341 gene encoding inactive selenide, water dikinase-like protein, which produces MSAITRIRDSKENLPSDSEIEKKLECASNELYNDVPCDPTRAPFVPADYGLPANFRLTKYGDTKSLGIRPTLELLEICMGALHESYQETNNENWRETNEENFPLLMDEKTLLTRLHKFDLVMLETSNTLTPLIDDPYIMGKIACLSVLSGIYALGIVDITTTRIALSIPSRMDPSHRKIVLPMIIRGFKDAARESKTTVYCSDVLVNPWCLIGGTATAVCTLYEFIPPDGAALGDVIVLTKPLGTSIALAVSQWLEHTEKRKRLLLAIDEDAVIKAKQRAIDSMLKSNREAAILMRKYNAHAACEVTHQGLLKSAATLAQLQKNPVNFVIHNLPVIAKMNAVSRLTGDSTKLLNGSTPELSGGLILVLPREQAAAYCKIYDRIERRQTWIIGLVEEGQRTARIIDRPRVIEVPAKENDSSLW; this is translated from the exons ATGTCAGCGATAACGCGGATTCGtgattcgaaagaaaatttaccGAGTGACagtgaaattgagaaaaagcTCGAGTGTGCGAGCAACGAATTGTACAACGATGTCCCGTGCGATCCCACTCGGGCGCCTTTTGTCCCCGCAGATTACGGTTTGCCGGCTAATTTTCGTCTCACCAAGTACGGCGATACAAAGTCGTTGGGAATACGACCAACTCTTGAATTGTTGGAAATCTGTATGGGCGCTTTGCACGAGAGTTATCAG GAgacgaataatgaaaattggcgagaAACGAACGAGGAAAATTTTCCTTTGTTGATGGATGAGAAAACGTTGTTGACGAGATTGCATAAATTCGATCTTGTCATGCTGGAAACGAGCAACACGCTGACGCCGTTGATCGACGATCCTTACATCATGGGAAAAATCGCATGTCTCAGTGTTCTCAGTGGAATTTACGCTCTTGGAATCGTCGACATCACAACGACGCGAATCGCACTCTCGATTCCGTCGAGAATGGATCCTTCCCACAGGAAAATCGTCCTACCAATGATAATACGTGGATTCAAGGATGCTGCGCGAGAATCAAAAACGACGGTTTACTGCTCCGATGTCTTGGTAAATCCGTGGTGCCTTATCGGCGGTACTGCCACCGCGGTTTGCACTCTTTACGAATTTATTCCTCCGGACGGTGCCGCTCTCGGTGACGTAATCGTACTGACCAAACCCCTTGGTACGTCGATCGCCCTCGCAGTCTCCCAATGGCTCGAACAcacagaaaaaaggaaaagactTTTGCTCGCGATCGACGAAGACGCCGTTATAAAAGCTAAACAACGCGCTATCGATTCCATGCTCAAGAGCAACCGCGAAGCTGCTATTCTCATGAGAAAG TACAACGCTCACGCAGCCTGCGAAGTAACGCACCAAGGATTGTTAAAGTCAGCCGCGACGCTGGCGCAGCTTCAGAAAAATCCCGTCAACTTCGTAATCCACAATTTGCCGGTGATAGCAAAAATGAACGCGGTCTCGAGGCTGACCGGTGACTCGACCAAATTGCTGAACGGCTCGACGCCCGAGTTGTCGGGCGGTTTGATTCTCGTCCTGCCTCGGGAACAAGCAGCAGCGTATTGTAAAATTTACGACAGAATTGAGCGCAGGCAGACCTGGATCATTGGCCTCGTCGAGGAGGGACAGAGAACAGCGAGGATCATCGATAGGCCAAGAGTCATCGAGGTACCTGCCAAAGAAAACGATTCATCACTCTGGTGA
- the milt gene encoding trafficking kinesin-binding protein milt isoform X3, with protein MLSRTLSAFSQLSCEIAAPAESEATITSAKPPGNETTVLCSNRVSQMTKTYNDIEAVTRLLEEKEKDLELTARIGKELLTHNQKLESNVNSLEAELKAANEKITQLSHELIKKTELIQILTNDVDESGSEAGTPTGLRALNLDMLQRRITSLEDENKQLRTEFTNLVHETDDCEEQEARLVKDIAAQLASANMEVDGIADELCRQKDENRLQHEQIVSLSAKLAETELRLAQLMTEHDEVGATLDITRENQNTLASELAEFKDRYAEVVNLLTETQEQLRKQRKRSMPTVRGGSFFPSLGAAPQPDSIASELESSLYSELSLDSGIVNDRIPTYKKVFETVRSASRTSYGGPDANQFPRIGSMTTSTLSSSSMGPRVSSIPQQRMHVPTGFPSLDSTGHSDSEGSLITDSEEYPGPQPTGVPGAPGAADLEAALRRLTPAEVIARRACLSTGTGYNFDYDGGVIHSPPNFLPFGCRTPDSIMSTGSSGNVSGFSGSNSWRLPEKLQIVKPMEGSQTLHHWSQLATPTLGGLLEERPGVKTRGGRGLEDLGLQTFTLADLEEDEEYANPGKLFQDTGSVYTFTNSTVMHPEDPTSVTESLIGSRVATAPNSAMNSGMNTPRTLSRRNSTSTFSTTLGLAKMLNERGIKAVTPSCVGTPSSERNFTPTATPYNSPDGSPPDSRSNSPGPYENSSLSFGLFSTGAELLKRTFSGEPSPPTPISSKTQRKKRSKPALSRSDKKALSTIRLVEKLERIGIDTIMATTASSSVSPLALQGGLYSRRSNDSPMQQLTFLKSSMSTEKLGGSSSLSSCSSNCGSSIAGSSSRGSSTSKSSRDRQAGPDNGPAGLSTRPNSAGLNSRLSQMSQSRQRRGGGGGGTTRPDLGQVKSANSNSTVPVSKESAAQSALGTISSLLFGRKGGLL; from the exons ATGTTGTCCCGTACTCTGAGTGCTTTCTCTCAGCTGAGTTGCGAGATCGCTGCACCGGCTGAATCGGAAGCCACGATAACCTCGGCTAAACCCCCAGGAAACGAAACTACCG TTCTATGTAGCAACCGAGTGAGCCAAATGACCAAGACCTATAATGATATAGAGGCAGTGACAAGGCTTCTGGAGGag aaaGAGAAAGACTTGGAATTGACAGCGAGAATCGGTAAAGAGTTGCTGACGcacaatcagaaactcgagagcaacGTAAATTCGCTCGAGGCCGAATTGAAAGCagccaatgaaaaaataacacaGCTGAGTCATGAGTTAATAAAGAAGACCGAATTGATACAGATATTGACGAACGATGTCGACGAGTCAGGCTCGGAAGCCGGCACGCCGACCGGTCTACGAGCTCTCAATCTCGATATGCTGCAGCGGAGGATAACCTCTTTGGAAGATGAGAACAAACAGCTGAGGACCGAGTTTACGAATCTCGTGCATGAGACTGACGATTGCGAAGAGCAGGAGGCCCGATTGGTTAAGGATATTGCGGCACAATTAG CAAGCGCAAACATGGAAGTGGACGGTATAGCGGACGAGCTTTGTCGTCAAAAGGATGAGAATCGTTTGCAACACGAGCAAATAGTTAGTCTGAGCGCAAAGCTTGCCGAAACAGAGCTCAGACTCGCTCAACTGATGACGGAGCACGACGAGGTCGGGGCGACTCTCGATATAACGCGAGAAAATCAAAATACTCTTGCCAGTGAGCTTGCCGAATTTAAGGATCGCTATGCCGAGGTCGTCAATCTTCTTACCGAGACCCAGGAACAATTGAGAAAACAACGAAAACGCAGCATGCCGACCGTTAGGGGTGGATCGTTTTTCCCTTCTCTAGGAGCTGCTCCACAACCCGATTCAATCGCTTCGGAACTCGAATCCTCGCTCTATTCGGAACTGAGCTTGGACTCGGGAATAGTGAATGATAGAAT tcccacttacaaaaaagtattcgaGACCGTACGCAGCGCTTCTAGGACGTCTTACGGTGGCCCGGACGCGAATCAATTTCCCCGTATCGGCTCAATGACGACCTCGACACTGTCTAGCTCGTCGATGGGTCCTCGAGTCAGTTCCATTCCCCAACAACGAATGCACGTGCCAACTGGTTTTCCGAGTCTCGATTCGACCGGGCACAGCGACAGCGAGGGATCGCTCATCACTGATTCGGAAGAATATCC TGGTCCACAGCCAACGGGTGTTCCTGGGGCTCCGGGAGCCGCGGATCTCGAAGCGGCTCTTCGCCGTTTAACCCCCGCCGAGGTGATAGCTCGACGAGCCTGCCTGAGCACCGGAACAGGCTACAATTTCGATTACGACGGTGGTGTGATCCATTCACCACCGAATTTCTTGCCTTTCGGTTGTCGAACTCCTGACAGTATAATGTCGACGGGCAGCAGCGGGAACGTGAGTGGTTTCAGTGGGAGCAACAGCTGGAGATTGCCAGAAAAATTGCAGATCGTCAAACCGATGGAAGGTTCGCAAACGTTGCACCATTGGTCGCAGCTTGCGACGCCAACTTTGGGCGGTCTCTTGGAAGAGAGGCCCGGAGTGAAGACACGAGGTGGTCGGGGCCTCGAGGATCTGGGGCTTCAGACATTCACCCTCGCCGATCTCGAGGAAGACGAGGAGTACGCGAATCCAGGCAAATTGTTTCAGGACACGGGCTCCGTTTACACATTTACAAACAGCACGGTTATGCATCCGGAAGATCCTACGAGTGTGACGGAGAGTTTGATCGGTTCTCGAGTCGCAACTGCGCCGAACAGCGCCATGAATTCGGGAATGAACACACCGCGAACTCTCAGTCGCCGAAATTCAACTTCGACTTTCTCGACTACTCTGGGACTAGCCAAAATGTTGAACGAACGTGGTATCAAAGCGGTGACACCTTCGTGCGTCGGGACGCCCAGCAGCGAGAGAAATTTCACTCCGACCGCGACACCCTACAACAGTCCCGATGGCAGTCCACCGGATTCGAGATCAAACTCGCCAGGACCTTACGAGAACTCTTCGCTCTCGTTCGGGCTCTTCAGCACCGGGGCTGAACTCTTGAAACGTACATTTAGCGGCGAACCTTCACCTCCAACACCCATATCTTCCAAGACTCAAAGGAAAAAGAGATCCAAACCCGCTCTCTCGAGGTCCGATAAAAAAGCACTTTCGACTATTCGCTTGGTTGAGAAACTCGAGAGAATTGGCATCGACACCATCATGGCAACGACCGCGAGTTCCTCCGTCTCGCCGCTCGCTCTCCAAGGCGGCCTTTACTCAAGACGCTCCAACGACAGCCCCATGCAACAGTTGACTTTCCTCAAGAGCTCAATGTCCACAGAAAAACTCGGCGGTTCCTCGTCCCTGTCGTCTTGCTCTTCGAACTGCGGCAGCAGCATCGCCGGGAGCTCTTCTCGTGGCTCTTCCACCTCAAAATCGTCCCGAGATCGTCAAGCAGGCCCGGATAACGGCCCGGCCGGATTATCCACGCGTCCCAACTCCGCTGGTCTCAATTCGAGGCTTTCTCAAATGTCACAGTCGCGACAGAGACGAGGCGGCGGCGGAGGTGGCACGACCAGGCCCGATCTCGGGCAGGTTAAATCCGCCAACAGTAATTCAACGGTTCCCGTTTCTAAGGAATCGGCTGCTCAATCAGCGCTCGGTACAATTAGCTCACTTCTCTTCGGTCGAAAAGGCGGATTGCTTTAA
- the milt gene encoding trafficking kinesin-binding protein milt isoform X4, producing the protein MTKTYNDIEAVTRLLEEKEKDLELTARIGKELLTHNQKLESNVNSLEAELKAANEKITQLSHELIKKTELIQILTNDVDESGSEAGTPTGLRALNLDMLQRRITSLEDENKQLRTEFTNLVHETDDCEEQEARLVKDIAAQLASANMEVDGIADELCRQKDENRLQHEQIVSLSAKLAETELRLAQLMTEHDEVGATLDITRENQNTLASELAEFKDRYAEVVNLLTETQEQLRKQRKRSMPTVRGGSFFPSLGAAPQPDSIASELESSLYSELSLDSGIVNDRIPTYKKVFETVRSASRTSYGGPDANQFPRIGSMTTSTLSSSSMGPRVSSIPQQRMHVPTGFPSLDSTGHSDSEGSLITDSEEYPGPQPTGVPGAPGAADLEAALRRLTPAEVIARRACLSTGTGYNFDYDGGVIHSPPNFLPFGCRTPDSIMSTGSSGNVSGFSGSNSWRLPEKLQIVKPMEGSQTLHHWSQLATPTLGGLLEERPGVKTRGGRGLEDLGLQTFTLADLEEDEEYANPGKLFQDTGSVYTFTNSTVMHPEDPTSVTESLIGSRVATAPNSAMNSGMNTPRTLSRRNSTSTFSTTLGLAKMLNERGIKAVTPSCVGTPSSERNFTPTATPYNSPDGSPPDSRSNSPGPYENSSLSFGLFSTGAELLKRTFSGEPSPPTPISSKTQRKKRSKPALSRSDKKALSTIRLVEKLERIGIDTIMATTASSSVSPLALQGGLYSRRSNDSPMQQLTFLKSSMSTEKLGGSSSLSSCSSNCGSSIAGSSSRGSSTSKSSRDRQAGPDNGPAGLSTRPNSAGLNSRLSQMSQSRQRRGGGGGGTTRPDLGQVKSANSNSTVPVSKESAAQSALGTISSLLFGRKGGLL; encoded by the exons ATGACCAAGACCTATAATGATATAGAGGCAGTGACAAGGCTTCTGGAGGag aaaGAGAAAGACTTGGAATTGACAGCGAGAATCGGTAAAGAGTTGCTGACGcacaatcagaaactcgagagcaacGTAAATTCGCTCGAGGCCGAATTGAAAGCagccaatgaaaaaataacacaGCTGAGTCATGAGTTAATAAAGAAGACCGAATTGATACAGATATTGACGAACGATGTCGACGAGTCAGGCTCGGAAGCCGGCACGCCGACCGGTCTACGAGCTCTCAATCTCGATATGCTGCAGCGGAGGATAACCTCTTTGGAAGATGAGAACAAACAGCTGAGGACCGAGTTTACGAATCTCGTGCATGAGACTGACGATTGCGAAGAGCAGGAGGCCCGATTGGTTAAGGATATTGCGGCACAATTAG CAAGCGCAAACATGGAAGTGGACGGTATAGCGGACGAGCTTTGTCGTCAAAAGGATGAGAATCGTTTGCAACACGAGCAAATAGTTAGTCTGAGCGCAAAGCTTGCCGAAACAGAGCTCAGACTCGCTCAACTGATGACGGAGCACGACGAGGTCGGGGCGACTCTCGATATAACGCGAGAAAATCAAAATACTCTTGCCAGTGAGCTTGCCGAATTTAAGGATCGCTATGCCGAGGTCGTCAATCTTCTTACCGAGACCCAGGAACAATTGAGAAAACAACGAAAACGCAGCATGCCGACCGTTAGGGGTGGATCGTTTTTCCCTTCTCTAGGAGCTGCTCCACAACCCGATTCAATCGCTTCGGAACTCGAATCCTCGCTCTATTCGGAACTGAGCTTGGACTCGGGAATAGTGAATGATAGAAT tcccacttacaaaaaagtattcgaGACCGTACGCAGCGCTTCTAGGACGTCTTACGGTGGCCCGGACGCGAATCAATTTCCCCGTATCGGCTCAATGACGACCTCGACACTGTCTAGCTCGTCGATGGGTCCTCGAGTCAGTTCCATTCCCCAACAACGAATGCACGTGCCAACTGGTTTTCCGAGTCTCGATTCGACCGGGCACAGCGACAGCGAGGGATCGCTCATCACTGATTCGGAAGAATATCC TGGTCCACAGCCAACGGGTGTTCCTGGGGCTCCGGGAGCCGCGGATCTCGAAGCGGCTCTTCGCCGTTTAACCCCCGCCGAGGTGATAGCTCGACGAGCCTGCCTGAGCACCGGAACAGGCTACAATTTCGATTACGACGGTGGTGTGATCCATTCACCACCGAATTTCTTGCCTTTCGGTTGTCGAACTCCTGACAGTATAATGTCGACGGGCAGCAGCGGGAACGTGAGTGGTTTCAGTGGGAGCAACAGCTGGAGATTGCCAGAAAAATTGCAGATCGTCAAACCGATGGAAGGTTCGCAAACGTTGCACCATTGGTCGCAGCTTGCGACGCCAACTTTGGGCGGTCTCTTGGAAGAGAGGCCCGGAGTGAAGACACGAGGTGGTCGGGGCCTCGAGGATCTGGGGCTTCAGACATTCACCCTCGCCGATCTCGAGGAAGACGAGGAGTACGCGAATCCAGGCAAATTGTTTCAGGACACGGGCTCCGTTTACACATTTACAAACAGCACGGTTATGCATCCGGAAGATCCTACGAGTGTGACGGAGAGTTTGATCGGTTCTCGAGTCGCAACTGCGCCGAACAGCGCCATGAATTCGGGAATGAACACACCGCGAACTCTCAGTCGCCGAAATTCAACTTCGACTTTCTCGACTACTCTGGGACTAGCCAAAATGTTGAACGAACGTGGTATCAAAGCGGTGACACCTTCGTGCGTCGGGACGCCCAGCAGCGAGAGAAATTTCACTCCGACCGCGACACCCTACAACAGTCCCGATGGCAGTCCACCGGATTCGAGATCAAACTCGCCAGGACCTTACGAGAACTCTTCGCTCTCGTTCGGGCTCTTCAGCACCGGGGCTGAACTCTTGAAACGTACATTTAGCGGCGAACCTTCACCTCCAACACCCATATCTTCCAAGACTCAAAGGAAAAAGAGATCCAAACCCGCTCTCTCGAGGTCCGATAAAAAAGCACTTTCGACTATTCGCTTGGTTGAGAAACTCGAGAGAATTGGCATCGACACCATCATGGCAACGACCGCGAGTTCCTCCGTCTCGCCGCTCGCTCTCCAAGGCGGCCTTTACTCAAGACGCTCCAACGACAGCCCCATGCAACAGTTGACTTTCCTCAAGAGCTCAATGTCCACAGAAAAACTCGGCGGTTCCTCGTCCCTGTCGTCTTGCTCTTCGAACTGCGGCAGCAGCATCGCCGGGAGCTCTTCTCGTGGCTCTTCCACCTCAAAATCGTCCCGAGATCGTCAAGCAGGCCCGGATAACGGCCCGGCCGGATTATCCACGCGTCCCAACTCCGCTGGTCTCAATTCGAGGCTTTCTCAAATGTCACAGTCGCGACAGAGACGAGGCGGCGGCGGAGGTGGCACGACCAGGCCCGATCTCGGGCAGGTTAAATCCGCCAACAGTAATTCAACGGTTCCCGTTTCTAAGGAATCGGCTGCTCAATCAGCGCTCGGTACAATTAGCTCACTTCTCTTCGGTCGAAAAGGCGGATTGCTTTAA
- the LOC122415347 gene encoding peptidoglycan-recognition protein 2-like translates to MLKPINTMLCRIFFLLISTVIFPIFAENNGNCPNVLNRSAWGGQQSKGVSYLIVPLQYVTIHHTVTPNCLTFNSCSERVRNIQSYQMDELHWDDIGFSFLIGGDGNIYEGVGWAKEGAHTYGWNKKSAGIAFIGNFQETEPPRQMMEAARKLIDCGKSGEFLKNDVKILGARQLVSTLSPGDKLYEKIQHWSDWVTSP, encoded by the exons ATGTTAAAACCAATTAACACAATGCTTTgccggattttttttctactcatcAGTACTGTAATTTTTCCTATATTTGCTG AGAATAATGGAAATTGTCCAAACGTGTTAAACCGATCGGCGTGGGGTGGGCAGCAGTCGAAAGGAGTGTCGTATTTAATCGTACCTCTACAATATGTGACAATTCATCATACCGTCACACCGAATTGTCTCACGTTTAATTCTTGCtcagaaagagtgagaaataTTCAATCATATCAAATGGATGAACTTCACTGGGATGACATAGGATTTTC atTTCTGATCGGTGGCGACGGCAACATTTACGAGGGTGTTGGTTGGGCCAAAGAAGGTGCTCATACGTATGGTTGGAACAAAAAGTCCGCGGGCATAGCTTTCATCGGAAATTTTCAGG AAACGGAACCACCGCGTCAAATGATGGAGGCAGCACGAAAATTAATAGATTGTGGTAAAAGCGGagagtttttgaaaaacgatgtgAAAATTTTGGGAGCTCGTCAACTCGTCAGTACTCTCAGCCCAGGCGACaaactttacgaaaaaattcaacattggTCGGACTGGGTAACGAGTCCTTAG